The window TGATGACAAGCAAGTAGTTGGTCAGATTGCTGCCGAAATTAGAAGTTTTAGAGCTCCAGAGCCTTACAAAGGTAAAGGTGTTAAATATTCTGATGAAACTATTATCCGTAAAGCCGGAAAAACTTCCAAGAAGTAAGGGTAAGAGATGAGAGCAAATATTTTAAAACGAAAGCTTGCACTAAGAGTAAAACGTAAAAAAAGAGTAAGAGCAGATATTTCTGGTACGAGTGAAAGACCAAGAGTATCTTTATTCAAATCAAACAGATTTATGTATGCGCAAGCGATTGATGATGTTAATGGCGTTACTTTGGCAAGTGTAGATGGCAAAAAATTAGGGTTCAATGCTAGCAAAGCGAGTGCAACAGAAGTTGCAAAAGTTTTTGCGGAGACGCTCAAGGCTAAGAATTTGACTAAAGTTGTCTATGATAGAAATGGTTATTTGTATCATGGTGTAGTTGCTGCTTTTGCAGATGGCCTTAGAGCAAACGGCATAGTGCTATAAGAAAAAGAAGAGGAAAACGATTCAATGGAAAAATACAACAGAGAAGAGTTTGAAGAAGTCATCGTTAACATTGGCCGCGTAACAAAAGTTGTTAAAGGCGGTAGACGTTTTAGATTTACAGCGCTTGTTGTCGTTGGAAATAAAAAAGGTCTTGTTGGCTATGGTTTTGGTAAAGCTAAAGAGGTTCCTGATGCTATTAGAAAAGCAGTTGATGATGCATTTAAAAACATTGTCAAAGTGAATATCAAAGGTTCAACAATCGCTCATGATGTTGAAGTTAAATTTAATGCAAGTCGTATTATTCTTAAACCAGCCAGTGATGGTACCGGCGTAATTGCTGGTGGTGCAACTCGCCCCGTCGTTGAACTTGCAGGTATTAAAGATATTTTGACAAAGTCATTGGGTTCAAACAATGCTTCTAACGTGGTAAGAGCAACAATTAAAGCTCTTAGCATGATTAAAAGCTAAGTGAAGAGATAAGGACGAAAAATGGCATTAGATAATCTTACACCAGCAGAAAACTCTACCAAAAAGATCAAACGCGTAGGTCGTGGTCAAGGTAGTGGTATGGGTAAAACTGCAAGCCGTGGTAATAACGGTCAAAAATCTCGTACAGGTTACAAACGTAAAAGAGGTTTTGAAGGTGGTCAACAACCACTTCAAAGAAGATTACCAAAAATTGGTTTTACTTCTAAAATTGAAAAACCTTATATTATCAACGTCGATAAAATTAAAGCAGTTACAGAACTTGCTGAAATTACAGTTGATAAAATTCGTGAAGTACATAAAATGGCAAGTACAGTTGTTAAAGTGAAATTGATTGGTGCAGGCGCAAAAGCGTTAACTGCTAAAATCAAAGACGAAAACGTCGTTTTTACTGGAATGAGTAAATGAGTCAAGATCTTACGAAGAAGATCTTAGTTACATTAGGCTTTATATTTGCATACAGGATACTGGCATACGTGCCAGTTCCTGGTGTCAATATAGCTGTAATTAAAGAGTTCTTCGACTCCAATAGCTCAAATGCCCTTGGAATGTTTAATATGTTCAGCGGTAACGCTGCACAACGTCTTAGTATCATATCGTTAGGTATTATGCCTTACATCACCGCGTCTATTATTATGGAACTTCTTGCAGCAACTTTCCCAACACTTGGTAAAATGAAAAAAGAACGTGATGGAATGGTGAAATACATGCAGATCATTCGATATGCAACGATTGTTATTACGATTGTACAAGCCATTGGTGTTTCCGTTGGTCTTGGAGGGTTAAGTGGTCGCGCAGGCGAGAGTGCTATTATGATCGATATGACAACCTTTACAGCTATTGCAGCTGCTAGTATGCTTACTGGAACCATGTTACTCATGTGGATTGGTGAGCAGATTACACAGCGCGGTATTGGTAATGGTATCAGTTTGATTATTTTTGCAGGTATCGTTTCAGGAATTCCTAGTGCGATTGGCGGAACCATTAACCTTGTCAATACGGGAGAGTTAAATTTCCTTGTTGTCATTGGTATTTTAGCCGTTATTTTAGCGACGGTTGGTTCTATTATTTATGTTGAGATGGGTGAGCGTCGTATTCCGATTTCATACTCGCGAAAAGTCGTACTTCAAAATCAACACAAACGTATTATGAACTATGTGCCTATTAAAATGAATCTTAGTGGTGTTATTCCTCCTATTTTTGCAAGTGCAATTTTGATGTTTCCATCAACAATTATGCAAGCAAGTACAAACCCTATTGTTCAATCCATTCATGATTTTCTCAACCCAAATAGCTATGTTTTTAACGTGCTTACATTCTTGTTTGTTATTTTCTTTGCGTATTTTTATGCATCGATTGTTTTCAATGCAAAAGATATCTCTGAGAATCTTAAAAAACAAGGTGGCTTTATTCCCGGTGTTAGACCAGGAGAGAGCACAGCACTCTTTTTAAATGAAGTAGCGGGTAGATTAACCCTTTGGGGATCAATCTATCTAGGACTTATCTCGACGCTTCCATGGGTTTTGGTAAAAGTGATGGGTGTACCATTCTACTTTGGTGGAACAGCTGTATTGATTGTTGTGCAAGTTGCACTCGATACAATGCGTAAAATTGAAGCACAGATGTACATGAATAAATATGAAACACTTAGTGCTGTAGGACTTTAATGGTATGGCAATTACCATCAAAAAAGCTCAAGAGATAGCAAAACTTTCTGTTGCTAATAAGATTGTTGCCCAAACGTTAGAGTATCTTACATGTAATGTTCATCCAGGGCTTAGCTTGAAAGAGCTGAATGCCATGGGTGAATCTTACATTCATAGTCTTGGCGCACGTCCTGCATTTAAAGGGCTTTATGGTTTTCCTGCAGGTGTATGTACTTCTGTCAATGAAGTGATTATTCATGGTATTCCTACAGACTATTGCCTTAAAGAAGGTGATATTGTAGGTCTCGATATTGGTACAGAAGTGGATGGTTGGTATGGTGATTCTGCAGTAACCATTGGTGTTGGAAAAATATCAAAAAGTGATGAGAGCTTAATTGCTTGCGCAAAAGATGCGCTTTACTTCGCAATTGATTTTATTCAACCTGAAATGCGTTTTAAAGAATTAAGCCACGCTATTGAGCAATTTATTCTTCAAAAAGGGTATGTTCCTCTGCGTGGATTTTGTGGGCATGGCATTGGTAGAAAGCCTCATGAAGAGCCAGAACTTCCAAATTATTTAGAAGGGATTAACCCTAAAAGTGGTCCTAAAATCAAAAATGGTATGGTGTTTTGTATTGAGCCAATGATTTGTCATAAAGATGGCACGCCTAAAATTTTAGACGATAAGTGGTCTGTTGTTTCAGCAGATGGGTTAAGAGGAAGCCACTATGAGCACACAGTTGCAATAGTAGATGGTAAAGTAGAAATTTTGTCTCTATCTTGAGATCATAGGAGGTAAAATGGCAAAAGATGACGTGATTGAAATTGATGGAAAAGTGATAGAAGCACTTCCCAACGCAACCTTTAAAGTTGAAGTACAAAATAGCCATGTGATTTTGTGTCACATTGCAGGAAAAATGAGAATGCATTATATTAAGATAATGCCCGGAGATACCGTAAAAGTTGAGTTAACACCGTATAGTTTGGATAAAGGGCGTATAACTTATAGGTATAAGTAAATTATTAGCTTAATTTATGTATAATTTGCCCCTTTTGTAAAGCTGTGTGAAGAATAATCGAAAAAGAAACCACTGTTTTTTCGATTGTTGGTTTGAGATACATCATCAAACCTGTGACAGTTTAACTCAAAGTTCCAGTGGAAAAAAAAGTTCAGGAGTCACGAATGAAAGTACGACCTTCTGTAAAGAAGATGTGCGATAAGTGCAAAGTGATTAAACGAAAAGGTATCGTTAGAGTCATTTGCGTAAATCCAAAACACAAACAGAGACAAGGATAAGCATGGCAAGGATTGCAGGTGTAGACCTTCCAATGAAAAAGAGAGTAGAGTATGGTTTAACATACATCTACGGTATAGGTTTGACAAGTTCTAGAGCTATTTTAACAGCAACTGGAATTTCGTTTGATAAAAGAGTTCATGAGCTAAGTGAAGATGAAGTTGCTTCGATTCGTAAAGAGATCCAAGCTGGATTTCAAGTAGAAGGTGATCTTCGTAAAAAAGTGGCTATGGATATTAAAGCTTTGATGGATATGGGAAGCTATAGAGGTCTTAGACACAGAAAAGGCTTGCCAGTTCGTGGACAAAAAACAAAAACGAATGCGCGTACCCGAAAAGGTAAAAAACGTACCGTTGGCGCTAAAGCTAAATAACGAAGTCTCAAAGGGAAACAGATGGCAAAAAGAAAAGTAGTACGTAAAAAAGTTGTTAAGAAAAATATTGCAAAAGGTATCATTTATATCTCTGCAACATTTAATAACACTGTCGTAACTGTAACTGATGAGATGGGAAATGTTATTGCTTGGAGCAGTGCAGGTAGTTTGGGCTTTAAGGGTAGTAAAAAATCTACTCCTTATGCAGCACAACAAGCCGTAGAAGATGCATTGACTAAAGCAAAAGAGCATGGTCTCAAAGAAATCGGTATTAAAGTTCAAGGCCCGGGCAGTGGTCGCGAGACAGCGGTAAAAAGTGCTGGTACAACAGAAGGTATTAAAGTGTCTTTCCTAAAAGATATTACACCTCTTCCACACAACGGCTGTAGACCTCCAAAAAGAAGAAGAGTTTAATTCTAATCTTTAGAATAGAACTTCTTTTAGAGAAACAAAATAATTTTTTCGTTTATGCAATAGATTAGGAGAAAAAATGGCAAGATATAGAGGACCAGTCGAAAAGCTCGAGAGAAGACTTGGTGTCAGCTTAGCCCTTAAAGGTGAGCGCAGACTTGCTGGTAAAAGCGCATTAGATAAGCGACCATATGCACCAGGTCAACACGGACAAAGAAGATCAAAAATTAGTGAGTATGGACTCCAATTAAGAGAGAAACAGAAAGCTAAATTTATGTATGGAGTTTCTGAAAAACAATTCAGACGTATATTTGACGAAGCAGCTCGTAAAGAAGGAAATACAGGTATTAACCTTGTTCTTCTTATCGAAAGAAGACTTGATAATGTTGTTTACCGTATGGGATTTGCAACAACAAGAAGATTTGCACGTCAATTAGTCACACATGGACACATTTTAGTGAATGGCAGCAGAGTTGACATTCCTTCATATGTTGTACGTGCTGGCGATAAAGTAGAGGTTTGTGAAAAATCTAAAAACAACCCACAAGTAAAAAGAGCTCTTGAATTAACACAACAAACTGGTATTGCACCATGGGTTGATGTTGAAAGAGAAAAAGCAATGGGTATTTTTACACGCATCCCTGAGAGAGAAGAAGTAGTTATTCCGGTTGAAGAAAGATTAATCGTTGAGCTATACTCTAAATAATAAAGTAGGTAGTATATGAAAAAAATCAATACATCAGCTTACATGCCAACTGAAATTGAGGTAGAGAATATTGCGGCAAACAAGGTTCAAATTAGTGCATATCCTTTTGAATCTGGTTTTGCGGTAACATTGGCGCATCCTTTACGAAGATTGCTTTTAAGCAGTACAGTAGGATCTGCCCCAACGGCTGTAAAGATTGAAGGCGTAACCCATGAATTTGATAGCATGCGTGGTATGCTTGAAGATGTTGCTCTTTTCATCATTAACCTTAAAAATATTCGTTTCAAAATCAAGGGCGATGAGAAACGTGTAGAGGTTAACTACTCATTTACTGGACCAAAAGAGATTAAGGGAAGTGATTTAGCGAATGCACAAATTGAGATTGTTACACCAGATGCATATTTGGCGACAATCAATGAAGATGCAGAATTCAACTTCTCTTTAATCCTTGAAAAAGGAATCGGCTATGTTCCAAGTGAGAACATTAGAGGTTTGGTCGGAGAAGATTATATTGCACTTGATGCTTTCTTTACACCTGTAAAAAGAGCTGTGTACGATATTGAGAATGTTTTGGTTGAAGACAATCCTAACTATGAGAAAATTGTTTTCACAATCGAAACAGATGGACTTGTTTCTCCAATCGAAGCTTTTAAAAATTCACTTGAAGCAATGTATGCTCAAATGTCAGTATTTAATGGCATTTTGGATATTGCAGTGGCTCCAAAAAGTGAGAGTTCTAATGAGAACGTGGAGTTTGGAAAGCTATTACAGAGTATTGAAGAGTTAAATCTGAGTGCTCGTAGCTTCAACTGTTTAGATAGAGCCGAGGTTAAATTTATTGGCGAACTTGCTCTTATGAGCGAGCTAGAACTTAAGAACCTCAAAAATCTAGGCAAAAAATCGTTAGAAGAGATCAGACAAGTTATGGAAGAGAGTGGTTATCCTGTCGGATATAATTTCTCTGACGAGACAGCAAGTTTGCTCAAGAAAAAAATTGAAGATTTAAAATCTGAAGCCAACGAGGGTTAATTTATGAGACATAAGCACGGATACAGAAAGCTTGGTCGTACTTCATCACACAGAGCAGCGTTGTTGAAGAACATGGCTATAGCGGTCATTAAATATGAAAAAATCGAGACAACACTTCCTAAAGCAAAAGAGCTTAGAGGTTTTGTTGAGAAGTTGATTACTAAAGCTGGAGTTGGTGGCGATCATGCTCACAAAACAGTTTTTGCGGCGCTTCAAGATAAAGAGTGTACAAAAAAATTGGTCAACGAGATCGCACCTAAATATGTTGAGAGAAATGGCGGTTACACCCGTATTATTAAAACACGTATTAGAAAAGGCGACGCAGCGCCTATGGCGTTTTTAGAGCTCGTCTAATCTTACTTTTTTGTCTTGGGGACTCTCTGTCCCCAAAGACTATCTTCGTTAAAATTTTTTTACCCTAAACTACTCCAATCCTTCTAAAAAATTAAGTCACTTTTAACTCAAACTATTGTTAAATTAGATACTTTTGCTATAGGAGAATCTATGATACCATTTAGTGATGACGAGTTGCTTCCCGTTGTTGAAAAATCACTTGAAAAAATTAAGCCAATGCTTGCATTAGACGGCGGTGGACTAACATTATTAGGCATTAAAGGCGGACGTGTTTTTGTTCAGCTTCAAGGTGCATGTCAAGGTTGTGCATCCAGTGGTCAGACACTTAAATATGGAATAGAGAGACAATTAAGAATTGATATCCATCCTGAACTTGAAGTTGTAAATATTTTACCAGGTATGGAGTATGAATTTGAAGCAGTGGGAGAGTAATGAACGCGTATATTAAAAAAGGTATTGAAAAATTTTATGCGAAAAACTTCAATGAAGCAATGCTTCAATTTGCATTAGCTCTGAATGTTGATCCTCAATCCAAAGAAGCGCGTATCGGTGCTATTTTATGCGATATGGCAACGCAAAATGAAGAACAAGCAATGGCTTTGTTTGAATATTACATTTTAACCAAAGAAAATGGTGCTGAAGATTGTGAAGAGGTCATGGAAGAGATCATTAACTCAGTAGAAGAACACAGCGAAAAAATAGCTCATTTATTTAAAGAGAGTGATCTGGAAGCACGTATTAATGCCGAAAATGGCATCAAATATGAAGATTTTATGACCTTAATCGAATCACGTGGAAGTTTTAAAGAAGCTTTTGAAGACATTATGTTTTCAACCAAAGTGATTATTTCCAAAAAAGAAGATTTTGTTGATTTTTTAGCAAAATTGATTGAAAATGGATTTATTGAAATGTCCCTAAACTACCTTGAGAGTGCTGTCACTCTTTTCCCCAACGATGAGCAACTGCTTTCGCTTATCAAAAAAGCACATAAATAGAGAACACTTGAAAATAGAACTCAAAAACCATGCTCCATTTTTACATGTAACGGATAATTCAAATGAATGTGACGCTTTTAGTATCTTTGTTATGAGTGATCAAAATGCTATGTATAAGCAAAGTGCTATTGATCATGGCTGTACTAAAATCATCTCACCTAAAGAGTGTTTAGAGCTGCTAGGCATTAATGGTGCCATTAAAATTATCGGGATTACGGGTACAAATGGTAAAACAACAACAGCTGCTGCTATATACTCCATATTGCTTGATTTAGGTAAAAAGGTAGGTTTGCAAGGAACGCGAGGTTGTTTTATTAACGATGTTCGCATTGAAGACAAGAGCCTAACAACACCTCCTATTTTACAAACCATTAAAAATCTTAAAATGGCAATGGACGCGGGATGTGAGTACTTCGTTATGGAAGTGAGTTCCCATGCGATTGTTCAAAATCGTATTGATGGGCTCTCTTTCGCATTGAAAATTTTGACCAATGTGACGCAAGATCATCTTGATTTTCACAAAACGATTGATGAATATATTGCCGTAAAAAGTCGCTTTTTCGAAGATGAGAGTTTAAAACTCATCAACAAAGATGAGAGTAAAATTCGTTTTAATCGTACCAATGCAATGAGTTATGGCATTGAGCATCCTGCAACCTATAAAATTCTTGCCTATTCGCTTAAAGAAGGTATTAGTGCAGCGGTTGCAAAAATTGAAAAAGTGTACGAATTTGAGTCATCTTTACATGGCTTTTTTAACCTCTACAACATTCTTGCTGCGATTAGCGCTGTTGATATGTTAGGTGTTTCCCCTATGGAGGCTATTTGTGAAGCGGTAGGGCACTTTGGCGGTGTAGAAGGTCGTATGGAAGTGGTCAGCAGTGATCCTTTGGTTATCGTTGATTTCGCCCACACACCTGATGGTATGGAGAAGGTGCTTGATAGTATGAAAGAGCGCGATCTTGTGGTGGTTTTTGGAGCAGGAGGCGATAGAGATCGGACTAAGCGACCTAAAATGGGAGCCATGGCTGAACGCTTTGCTAAAAAGATCGTCGTGACCAGTGATAACCCTCGTTCAGAAGACCCGCAAAGTATTATTAATGAAATTTTGACTGGAATGCACCCCAAAGAGCATTTACATGTAGAAACAGATCGCCATAAAGCGATTGAAAAAGCACTGATGATGCAAGAAAAAAATGAGGTACTTTTAATTCTTGGCAAAGGTGATGAAACCTATCAAGAGATTCAAGGTAAAAAGTTTCCTTTCGATGATCGAAAAGTCGTTCGAAATATCATCGCTCAATGGGCTAAGCAAAAATAGGGTAAAATAAACAAATTTCTTAAACTTAAAGAGGTAGAAAAGCGATGACGCTTGAGATGTTATACAGTAAAATTCACAGGGCTACTGTCACGGATGCTAACTTGAACTATGTAGGTTCCATTACAATCGATAAAGAGTTAATAGAGGCTTCCAATCTGAGCGTAGGACAAAAAGTCGAAGTAGTCAACATCAATAATGGTGAGCGCTTTACGACCTATGTCATTGAGGGTAAAGCAGGTGGAAAAGACATTTGTCTCAATGGTGCAGCAGCACGTAAAGCGCACATTGGCGATAAAATTATCATCATTGCTTATGCCCATATGACCAAAGCTGAAATGGTAACATTTAAACCAACGGTTGTTTTAGTC is drawn from Sulfurospirillum arsenophilum NBRC 109478 and contains these coding sequences:
- the rpmJ gene encoding 50S ribosomal protein L36, whose product is MKVRPSVKKMCDKCKVIKRKGIVRVICVNPKHKQRQG
- the rplO gene encoding 50S ribosomal protein L15 is translated as MALDNLTPAENSTKKIKRVGRGQGSGMGKTASRGNNGQKSRTGYKRKRGFEGGQQPLQRRLPKIGFTSKIEKPYIINVDKIKAVTELAEITVDKIREVHKMASTVVKVKLIGAGAKALTAKIKDENVVFTGMSK
- the infA gene encoding translation initiation factor IF-1; the protein is MAKDDVIEIDGKVIEALPNATFKVEVQNSHVILCHIAGKMRMHYIKIMPGDTVKVELTPYSLDKGRITYRYK
- the rpsE gene encoding 30S ribosomal protein S5, whose product is MEKYNREEFEEVIVNIGRVTKVVKGGRRFRFTALVVVGNKKGLVGYGFGKAKEVPDAIRKAVDDAFKNIVKVNIKGSTIAHDVEVKFNASRIILKPASDGTGVIAGGATRPVVELAGIKDILTKSLGSNNASNVVRATIKALSMIKS
- the rplQ gene encoding 50S ribosomal protein L17; the protein is MRHKHGYRKLGRTSSHRAALLKNMAIAVIKYEKIETTLPKAKELRGFVEKLITKAGVGGDHAHKTVFAALQDKECTKKLVNEIAPKYVERNGGYTRIIKTRIRKGDAAPMAFLELV
- the secY gene encoding preprotein translocase subunit SecY, with the translated sequence MSQDLTKKILVTLGFIFAYRILAYVPVPGVNIAVIKEFFDSNSSNALGMFNMFSGNAAQRLSIISLGIMPYITASIIMELLAATFPTLGKMKKERDGMVKYMQIIRYATIVITIVQAIGVSVGLGGLSGRAGESAIMIDMTTFTAIAAASMLTGTMLLMWIGEQITQRGIGNGISLIIFAGIVSGIPSAIGGTINLVNTGELNFLVVIGILAVILATVGSIIYVEMGERRIPISYSRKVVLQNQHKRIMNYVPIKMNLSGVIPPIFASAILMFPSTIMQASTNPIVQSIHDFLNPNSYVFNVLTFLFVIFFAYFYASIVFNAKDISENLKKQGGFIPGVRPGESTALFLNEVAGRLTLWGSIYLGLISTLPWVLVKVMGVPFYFGGTAVLIVVQVALDTMRKIEAQMYMNKYETLSAVGL
- the map gene encoding type I methionyl aminopeptidase, coding for MAITIKKAQEIAKLSVANKIVAQTLEYLTCNVHPGLSLKELNAMGESYIHSLGARPAFKGLYGFPAGVCTSVNEVIIHGIPTDYCLKEGDIVGLDIGTEVDGWYGDSAVTIGVGKISKSDESLIACAKDALYFAIDFIQPEMRFKELSHAIEQFILQKGYVPLRGFCGHGIGRKPHEEPELPNYLEGINPKSGPKIKNGMVFCIEPMICHKDGTPKILDDKWSVVSADGLRGSHYEHTVAIVDGKVEILSLS
- the rpsD gene encoding 30S ribosomal protein S4 codes for the protein MARYRGPVEKLERRLGVSLALKGERRLAGKSALDKRPYAPGQHGQRRSKISEYGLQLREKQKAKFMYGVSEKQFRRIFDEAARKEGNTGINLVLLIERRLDNVVYRMGFATTRRFARQLVTHGHILVNGSRVDIPSYVVRAGDKVEVCEKSKNNPQVKRALELTQQTGIAPWVDVEREKAMGIFTRIPEREEVVIPVEERLIVELYSK
- a CDS encoding DNA-directed RNA polymerase subunit alpha, whose amino-acid sequence is MKKINTSAYMPTEIEVENIAANKVQISAYPFESGFAVTLAHPLRRLLLSSTVGSAPTAVKIEGVTHEFDSMRGMLEDVALFIINLKNIRFKIKGDEKRVEVNYSFTGPKEIKGSDLANAQIEIVTPDAYLATINEDAEFNFSLILEKGIGYVPSENIRGLVGEDYIALDAFFTPVKRAVYDIENVLVEDNPNYEKIVFTIETDGLVSPIEAFKNSLEAMYAQMSVFNGILDIAVAPKSESSNENVEFGKLLQSIEELNLSARSFNCLDRAEVKFIGELALMSELELKNLKNLGKKSLEEIRQVMEESGYPVGYNFSDETASLLKKKIEDLKSEANEG
- a CDS encoding NifU family protein; its protein translation is MIPFSDDELLPVVEKSLEKIKPMLALDGGGLTLLGIKGGRVFVQLQGACQGCASSGQTLKYGIERQLRIDIHPELEVVNILPGMEYEFEAVGE
- the panD gene encoding aspartate 1-decarboxylase codes for the protein MTLEMLYSKIHRATVTDANLNYVGSITIDKELIEASNLSVGQKVEVVNINNGERFTTYVIEGKAGGKDICLNGAAARKAHIGDKIIIIAYAHMTKAEMVTFKPTVVLVDDSNAMVEVRDYI
- the rpsK gene encoding 30S ribosomal protein S11, giving the protein MAKRKVVRKKVVKKNIAKGIIYISATFNNTVVTVTDEMGNVIAWSSAGSLGFKGSKKSTPYAAQQAVEDALTKAKEHGLKEIGIKVQGPGSGRETAVKSAGTTEGIKVSFLKDITPLPHNGCRPPKRRRV
- the rplR gene encoding 50S ribosomal protein L18 gives rise to the protein MRANILKRKLALRVKRKKRVRADISGTSERPRVSLFKSNRFMYAQAIDDVNGVTLASVDGKKLGFNASKASATEVAKVFAETLKAKNLTKVVYDRNGYLYHGVVAAFADGLRANGIVL
- the rpsM gene encoding 30S ribosomal protein S13 — encoded protein: MARIAGVDLPMKKRVEYGLTYIYGIGLTSSRAILTATGISFDKRVHELSEDEVASIRKEIQAGFQVEGDLRKKVAMDIKALMDMGSYRGLRHRKGLPVRGQKTKTNARTRKGKKRTVGAKAK
- a CDS encoding UDP-N-acetylmuramoyl-L-alanyl-D-glutamate--2,6-diaminopimelate ligase — protein: MKIELKNHAPFLHVTDNSNECDAFSIFVMSDQNAMYKQSAIDHGCTKIISPKECLELLGINGAIKIIGITGTNGKTTTAAAIYSILLDLGKKVGLQGTRGCFINDVRIEDKSLTTPPILQTIKNLKMAMDAGCEYFVMEVSSHAIVQNRIDGLSFALKILTNVTQDHLDFHKTIDEYIAVKSRFFEDESLKLINKDESKIRFNRTNAMSYGIEHPATYKILAYSLKEGISAAVAKIEKVYEFESSLHGFFNLYNILAAISAVDMLGVSPMEAICEAVGHFGGVEGRMEVVSSDPLVIVDFAHTPDGMEKVLDSMKERDLVVVFGAGGDRDRTKRPKMGAMAERFAKKIVVTSDNPRSEDPQSIINEILTGMHPKEHLHVETDRHKAIEKALMMQEKNEVLLILGKGDETYQEIQGKKFPFDDRKVVRNIIAQWAKQK